In Phoenix dactylifera cultivar Barhee BC4 unplaced genomic scaffold, palm_55x_up_171113_PBpolish2nd_filt_p 000292F, whole genome shotgun sequence, the following are encoded in one genomic region:
- the LOC120105466 gene encoding flavonol sulfotransferase-like, translated as MAHSQSYPLSKCLPSQTKEEMENQKRTYQSFRRLVSTLLSFDGVANHPLYCYNGWYAALPLLVSAIVAREHFKAQPADVLLATCPKTGTTWLKALLFATVNRSSHTNSHPPLATLSPHQCVPSLEFSVCVNDRIPDLDALSSPRLFGTHIPFQSLPASVIDSGCRIVYLYRDPKDCFISLWHFVNKLRAKDNIELWTLDEALEHFSNGISPFGPYWEHVLGYWNGHLERPQKVLFLKYEELMQHPKVHLKRLAEFVGSPFTEDEEKEGVVEGIIRLCSFENMSNSEVNKIGRAELEVGTVEYSLFFRRGDVGGWANHLTPEMARRLEEITESKFRGSGLSF; from the coding sequence ATGGCTCACTCTCAATCCTACCCCTTGTCCAAATGCCTGCCTTCCCAAACCAAAGAAGAGATGGAAAACCAGAAGAGGACCTACCAATCCTTCAGGCGCCTGGTTTCCACCCTTCTGAGTTTTGATGGAGTCGCTAACCACCCCCTCTACTGCTATAATGGCTGGTATGCGGCCCTGCCTTTGTTGGTGTCCGCTATTGTCGCCCGAGAACACTTCAAGGCCCAACCTGCAGACGTGCTCCTGGCTACCTGCCCCAAGACTGGAACCACATGGCTCAAGGCCCTTCTTTTTGCGACGGTGAATCGCAGCTCTCACACCAATTCTCACCCACCCCTCGCCACCCTCAGCCCTCATCAATGTGTTCCCTCCCTCGAGTTCTCGGTTTGCGTGAATGATCGCATCCCTGACCTGGATGCGCTCTCCTCACCGAGGCTCTTCGGCACCCATATCCCATTCCAATCACTACCGGCGTCTGTCATAGACTCTGGTTGCAGAATTGTCTATCTGTATCGTGATCCGAAGGATTGTTTCATCTCCTTGTGGCACTTCGTCAACAAGCTCAGAGCCAAGGATAATATTGAGCTCTGGACTCTCGATGAAGCTCTCGAGCACTTCTCCAATGGGATCTCCCCCTTCGGGCCTTATTGGGAACATGTGCTGGGATACTGGAATGGGCACCTGGAAAGGCCTCAGAAGGTCTTGTTTCTCAAATATGAAGAGCTAATGCAGCACCCTAAGGTTCATCTGAAAAGGTTGGCGGAGTTCGTTGGGTCTCCTTTCActgaggatgaagagaaggaagggGTGGTGGAAGGCATCATAAGGCTGTGTTCATTCGAAAACATGAGCAATTCGGAGGTGAATAAGATTGGAAGGGCAGAGCTGGAGGTCGGAACAGTTGAGTATAGCTTATTTTTCAGGCGCGGTGACGTTGGAGGTTGGGCGAATCATCTTACACCGGAGATGGCTCGGCGATTGGAAGAGATTACGGAGAGCAAGTTTAGAGGTTCTGGTCTGAGCTTTTAG